CAGAATCGAATCCCATTTCAAGTAGTGGGCGACGGCGCTGAGTGCAAAGGTGGCAATCAGCAAAATGGATGAAATTCGGTTTCTCACAACAAACACCTCGGTAACGTATTATTTTGTTTTAAACGATAGTACTAAACACTTATGAGATTATTTTCATATTTCAATATAACCAAATCGTGGTAGGTTGTAAACGCATCTTTTTGAGTTTAATTTGCTTTTTGGGGTCGAAAGGATTTAAAATACGAGTAACGAAGTGAAGGAGGATGTGGCATGGCAGAACAACTTCAACTAGAGGGCGGAAATATCCGGATTGCCGATGACGTAGTGGCGAAAATTGCCGGAATGGCTGCGATGGAGACACCCGGAATTGCCGCAATGTCTGGAGGATTGTCAGAGGGCTGGGCGAAGCGCCTGAGCGGTAAAAACGTACAGAAAGGCGTAGGCGTGGAGGTCGGCCAGCTGGAAGCAGCCATTGACCTGCGCATCATCGTCCTGTACGAGACACCGATTCATGAAGTTTCCCGCATGCTCCAGCAGAACGTAAGAGAAGCGGTAGAGACCATGACCGGGTTACGTGTTGTTGAAGTCAATGTAAAGGTAGAAGGCGTATCTTTCAGAGGCGACGATCTGTAAACTTTAGCAATCCGTGATGGAAGAGCAGCTTTATAATGGCTTGGTTCTTCCATCTTGATAGACAGAGTGTACCGAGTATACGAAACCGAGCTCACACAAAAAGGCTGCGCACCCCACCGGATGCACAGCCTTTTTGGTGTTGCTTTTTTCTATTGAAGGGGTACATGATTCGTTCCGGTAGGAACAGTCCCATTTACCGAATTCGACGGATGGATTCACGTGAACGAAGTGCGGGAGAGGTACGAGTCTGTGTCTGAACTGTCACCGACTTCGTTTTCTCTTCCTTGATAACGTCCAAATTATTGGTACGCGAGATGCTGAGCAAGATACCCATGGCCACCATCATCACAAAGAGTGAGGTACCGCCATAACTGATGAACGGAAGGGTAACCCCTGTCACCGGAATGGTCTGGGTGACGCCCCCAATGTTGATAAAGGCCTGGATTGCAATTAATCCCATAATACCAATACCAACCAGCGTCCCAAATGGATCGGGACAGCGAAGGGAGACGATAATGCCTCGCCAGATGAAGTAAAGGTAGACCAACAGGAACAAGGCAGTTCCAACAAAGCCAAGCTCTTCCCCAATGACGGAGAAAATGAAGTCGTTATAGGCATTGGGCAAATAATGCAGCTTCATCGTACCTTGTCCGATCCCGGAGCCGGTGATGCCTCCATCCCCGATTGCAACAAGGGAACGATAGAGATTAAGACTTCCGCCTGTTTTGTCGGATAAAGGATCAAGAAATGCCTGAATGCGCCCAATTTTGTAGTTCTGTGTAGCTTCCGTAGTTGTGGTGCTATCTGCAGTATCTGAAGAAGACATGGAAGAAAAAAGGGCATTCGCTCCAAGTGCTAATGCTGCTCCCAACACTACGAGCAAAATGGAACCCATAATGTGTTTCATACTTGCTCCACCCGCATAAATGACTAGACCGCACGTCGAAACCAGAATGAAGCAGGTACCAAAATCCGGTTGCAGCATAATCAGTCCTGCAATGAATCCGACAATGACCAGCACAGGAATATATCCTGTCCTAAGATCCCTGAACCGTTCCCCTTTTTTGGTAATCAGTGCAGCGAGGTACAAAATAATGGCGATTTTGGCAAATTCCGCAGGTTGGACACTGAAGCCGATAATTTCAATCCAGCTTCGGGCACCGTTTACCTTCTTGCCTGCAACTAATACAATTAGTAGCAATACCGTGGTAAGTAAGAAAAAGGGTGCATAAAGTTTTTTGTATTTGTTAAATCGGATATTCATGGCAAAAAACATGCCCACTAAACCGATAACCGCCCACATAAGTTGTTTTTTCGTGAAGAACAGGGCATCATTGTTAAAACTTTTATTTGCAATTGCAATGCTGGAACTGGAGCTGAACACCATCACCAGTCCAAAGCCCACCAACAATAAAGTGAGGATTAGCAGTTGAAAATCCGGCGTGCCTCTCTTCGTTTTCGTTTGGGCCGTTTGTTGTTTCATGGTTTGGCCCAGCCTAAGCTTCCAGCAGTTCTTTAAGCTGCTGTAATTTTTGGGCCGCCAGCTTCACGACTGGCTGCGGTACGGTAGAGTCATAATCCAGACCATGCGGAAAGGTTGCTTTTCCAAGATAAACAGCTTCAACTGCGAGAACCGTATCCGGTTTTTCGAGTTTGCCATCGATCGCACGGGTATTAATACGTACAAAGTATTCCGATTTGGTTTGTTCATCTTCAATTTTGTAGTCATATGTAGCACGATAATATTCCCATTGCCACCGGACAAATCCGACTTTCTCGGCGCTCTCATCCAGGTATGCCAAGTCGCTCTTCAAGCCATCCAAGCCTGTATTCTCAAAAATCATAAGCGTCTGATCCTCCTCATAAGCTTCCGAGAGTATAAATCTCGTTCTTTTCTCTAGTTTATGATAGTATGTTTCCCCTTCCCGTGCAAGCTTTCAAGCGGTCATTCGTATCGGTTTTCTTCCAATTCTGCTACAATATACAGCAATAGGTTTCAAGAGGAAGGTTCGGGCTTGATGAAAGTCCCGTATAGAGAGCGAAAGGATGGAGAGACATGACAAATAATATATGGTGGAATGACCTGCAAATCCACATGGTAGAATGGCGTCGTCATCTTCATCGGAATCCTGAGGTTTCCTTTCATGAGGAGAAGACATCCTCTTTTGTAGCGGGTATGCTGGAGAGCTTTGGCGTTGAAGTGAGACGACACGTTGGCGGACACGGGGTTATAGGTACCCTTCGTGGGGACAAGCCGGGACCTGTCGTTATGCTTCGTGCGGATATGGATGCACTTCCGATCCAGGACGAGAAGGACGTTGAATATGCATCACAACAAGCAGGAGCCATGCATGCCTGCGGCCATGATGGTCACATATCCATTTTGCTGGGCACGGCATTGTACTTCAGTCGTCATAAACATGAGATCAAGGGTGAGATTCGCTTTTTGTTCCAACCTGCAGAAGAATTACTTCCAGGTGGGGCGCTCAAGGTCATTGCAGACGGCGGACTGGAAGGGGTAGATGTCATCTATGGTATTCATCTGTGGACCCCGCTTCCTGTAGGCGTGGCAGCAAGTACTCCGGGGCCGATGATGGCAGCGGCAGATGACTTTTATATTGAGATCAAAGGAAAAGGTGGACATGGCGGCATGCCGCAATCCACAGTGGACAGCCTGGTGGCTGGCTCCGCCCTTGTAATGCAATTGCAGACGGTTGTCAGTCGTTCAGTGGACCCTTTGCGTCCCGCAGTATTGACGATTGGCACAATGCAGGCGGGGTCAGCGCAGAATATTATCGCCGAGTTATGCAAAATGACGGGTACGGTGAGAACCTTCGATGAAGAGACACGCAGTATCATGAAAGAACGTATGCATACGATTGTGGCTCAGACCGGAGAGATTTACGGTGCCGAGACGAAGTTGAACTATATTATGGGATATCCTCCTGTTGTGAATGATGAGCAGGAAACGGCACGATTCTTCAAGGAAGCGGTGGATGTATTTGGCGCAGACCATGTACAGAAATCACCGATGCTGATGCCGGCTGAAGATTTCGCTTATTACTTGCAGCAGATTCCTGGCTGCTTTATGTTTGTCGGAGCAGGCAACCCGGAGAAGAATGCCATCTATCCGCATCATCATCCCAAGTTTGACTTTGATGAGGATGCCATGCAGAATGCGGTGAAACTATTTATAGCAATGGCTAAAGGATATACAGCCGAATGATTTGAGTATAGTTGGGCATCCTATTCATACGAAGGTATGGGCAGGGTGCTTTTTTTGTTAGGTTTTTATAATGATTAGGTTAAGGTCGAACTGTTGTACGATACAGGTTCAATTTCGGAAGAAACCGGAACTGGACTTTTTGTGATGCCTGTTATTCGGAAAAACATATAACTCATTTTTAAATTAGGGAGGCAGCGGAATGGAAAAAACGGACGCCTGCATTGTCCAGCGTGATTTTACAGTATTGCTTGAAGTGGGCCATCATGGATTTGACCAAGCCCGAGCTCAATTAGGGATGTATGCCGAACTGGTGAAGACACCCGCGGCTTTTCATACCTATCGTATCACTGCATTATCGTTGTGGAATGCGGCTGCACTCGGATGGAGTGCTGATCAAGTGATAGCAAGTCTGGAATACGTGTCTCGTTGGAATGTTCCTGCCGCCCTGATTCAGGATATCCAGAGAATTATCCATCAATATGGGAAGCTTCAACTGAGGCCAGAAGCGAATCATGGGAGAATGCGTCTCGTGAGTGAAGACGAACGATTGCTGGATGAATTAAGCAGTATGAAGACCATCTCGGCTTTTCGAATGGAACGTGTCGATCCCCATGAGCTTATGCTTGGCGGTGAGCAACGCGGATTGTTGAAGCGGGAATTGACCCGTTTGGGTTATCCGGTGCTGGATTATGCGGGATATCGAGAAGGAACAAGTCTGCCGTTCGAATGGCGAGCTAATACGCTAGGCGACAGTTCTGATGGCTTCCGGTTGCGCCCGTACCAACGAGATGCTGTGGATGCTTTTGAAGGTAGCGAAGGCATGGGAGGAAGTGGTCTGCTTGTTCTTCCCTGCGGTGCAGGCAAAACGGTTATTGGGATGGCTGTATTAGAGCGTTTACAATGTGAATGCCTTATCTTGACCTCGAATACCACATCCGTGCGTCAATGGATTCAGGAATTGCAGGATAAAACAACGATAACGAGTGAACAGATTGGTGAGTATTCCGGTCAGAAAAAACAGGTGAAACCTGTGACCGTGGCTACTTATCAGATTCTTACACATCGAAAATCGAAAGATGCTGATTTTACTCATATCAAATTGCTTAGTGAACGTCAGTGGGGACTTATCATTTATGATGAGGTCCATCTGCTGCCAGCACCTGTATTTCGGGCTACTGCAGATATTCAGGCTACGAGAAGACTGGGATTGACAGCAACATTGGTGCGTGAGGATGGCTGTGAACAGGATGTGTTTTCACTAATTGGTCCGAAACTATATGACATGCCATGGAAAGAATTGGAACAGCAAGGCTGGATTGCTAATGTAGAATGTCAGGAAATACGCATCCCGTTTACTCCTGAACTACGATCAAACTATTTGGAAGCAGAGGTGAAACATCAATTTCGCCTTGCAGCGGAAAATCCGGCCAAATTAGCTGTGATCAAACGGATATTGGACCATCATGAGGGGATGCCAGCGCTTGTCATCGGACAGTATTTGGATCAGCTTGAGAGCATTGCCCGGGAAATTGAAGCGCCGCTCATATCGGGTACGATGTCGCAGCAAGAGCGAGTGAAATGGTTTGCAGCGTTCCGGCGTGGTGAGATCAAAACGATTGTAGTATCCAAAGTTGCCAATTTTGCCGTAGACTTGCCGGATGCTGCTGTTGCACTTGAAATATCCGGAAGTTTCGGTTCAAGGCAGGAAGAAGCCCAGCGATTGGGTCGGATCTTAAGGCCGAAGTCCGGAAAAAATAAAGCTTATTTCTATGCCCTTGTGTCCGAGGACAGTAAGGAACAGGAGTTTGCATTACGTCGTCAGATGTTTCTGGTCGAACAAGGATATGAGTACAAAATCGTTCATGAATTGCAATGAAAAAATGCTGTACATCTCTACTTAAAATTATGGGAAAGGCATGATAAGCAATGCATACACAAGGTAATCTGGATGTGAATTCATTAAAAGAGCTTTCATGCGTTGAAAGAATGGTACTTGGTGTGTTTTTCTGCAAATATGCTGGACAGCCCTTTTCCAACATGTTGACATCAGCAGAGTGGGCTGTGAATGGTCTTAGCAGAGCTGAAGCAGTAACCGCGTTTATAGCGCTTCGGCATAAAGGGTG
Above is a window of Paenibacillus sp. E222 DNA encoding:
- a CDS encoding DNA repair helicase XPB; the encoded protein is MEKTDACIVQRDFTVLLEVGHHGFDQARAQLGMYAELVKTPAAFHTYRITALSLWNAAALGWSADQVIASLEYVSRWNVPAALIQDIQRIIHQYGKLQLRPEANHGRMRLVSEDERLLDELSSMKTISAFRMERVDPHELMLGGEQRGLLKRELTRLGYPVLDYAGYREGTSLPFEWRANTLGDSSDGFRLRPYQRDAVDAFEGSEGMGGSGLLVLPCGAGKTVIGMAVLERLQCECLILTSNTTSVRQWIQELQDKTTITSEQIGEYSGQKKQVKPVTVATYQILTHRKSKDADFTHIKLLSERQWGLIIYDEVHLLPAPVFRATADIQATRRLGLTATLVREDGCEQDVFSLIGPKLYDMPWKELEQQGWIANVECQEIRIPFTPELRSNYLEAEVKHQFRLAAENPAKLAVIKRILDHHEGMPALVIGQYLDQLESIAREIEAPLISGTMSQQERVKWFAAFRRGEIKTIVVSKVANFAVDLPDAAVALEISGSFGSRQEEAQRLGRILRPKSGKNKAYFYALVSEDSKEQEFALRRQMFLVEQGYEYKIVHELQ
- a CDS encoding Asp23/Gls24 family envelope stress response protein, whose amino-acid sequence is MAEQLQLEGGNIRIADDVVAKIAGMAAMETPGIAAMSGGLSEGWAKRLSGKNVQKGVGVEVGQLEAAIDLRIIVLYETPIHEVSRMLQQNVREAVETMTGLRVVEVNVKVEGVSFRGDDL
- a CDS encoding YugN family protein; this encodes MIFENTGLDGLKSDLAYLDESAEKVGFVRWQWEYYRATYDYKIEDEQTKSEYFVRINTRAIDGKLEKPDTVLAVEAVYLGKATFPHGLDYDSTVPQPVVKLAAQKLQQLKELLEA
- the ftsW gene encoding putative lipid II flippase FtsW → MKQQTAQTKTKRGTPDFQLLILTLLLVGFGLVMVFSSSSSIAIANKSFNNDALFFTKKQLMWAVIGLVGMFFAMNIRFNKYKKLYAPFFLLTTVLLLIVLVAGKKVNGARSWIEIIGFSVQPAEFAKIAIILYLAALITKKGERFRDLRTGYIPVLVIVGFIAGLIMLQPDFGTCFILVSTCGLVIYAGGASMKHIMGSILLVVLGAALALGANALFSSMSSSDTADSTTTTEATQNYKIGRIQAFLDPLSDKTGGSLNLYRSLVAIGDGGITGSGIGQGTMKLHYLPNAYNDFIFSVIGEELGFVGTALFLLVYLYFIWRGIIVSLRCPDPFGTLVGIGIMGLIAIQAFINIGGVTQTIPVTGVTLPFISYGGTSLFVMMVAMGILLSISRTNNLDVIKEEKTKSVTVQTQTRTSPALRSRESIRRIR
- a CDS encoding M20 family metallopeptidase — encoded protein: MTNNIWWNDLQIHMVEWRRHLHRNPEVSFHEEKTSSFVAGMLESFGVEVRRHVGGHGVIGTLRGDKPGPVVMLRADMDALPIQDEKDVEYASQQAGAMHACGHDGHISILLGTALYFSRHKHEIKGEIRFLFQPAEELLPGGALKVIADGGLEGVDVIYGIHLWTPLPVGVAASTPGPMMAAADDFYIEIKGKGGHGGMPQSTVDSLVAGSALVMQLQTVVSRSVDPLRPAVLTIGTMQAGSAQNIIAELCKMTGTVRTFDEETRSIMKERMHTIVAQTGEIYGAETKLNYIMGYPPVVNDEQETARFFKEAVDVFGADHVQKSPMLMPAEDFAYYLQQIPGCFMFVGAGNPEKNAIYPHHHPKFDFDEDAMQNAVKLFIAMAKGYTAE